One part of the Candidatus Eisenbacteria bacterium genome encodes these proteins:
- a CDS encoding prolipoprotein diacylglyceryl transferase — translation MIPILFRIGPLTLYSFGLMAALAFLAGRWVLLRGLDRRGIPAQEGEIYTWAALIGGLVGGHVYYLIEHWDEVLQDPFRTIVSGAGLVWYGGLAGGVLAGLLVLKIKKHPLGPVADAFGPALILAYAFGRIGCFLAGDGCYGRPSNVPWAMAFPKGVVPTTELVHPTPIYESLMAIWIFIILKRMEKRELPSGLVFCAYLGLASLERLIAGFTRQNPHVAFGLSTVQLISIAGMILSLVLAYLVRRRAEIR, via the coding sequence TTGATACCCATCCTCTTTCGGATCGGACCCTTAACGCTCTATTCATTCGGGCTCATGGCCGCTTTGGCTTTTCTGGCCGGGCGCTGGGTGCTCCTGCGTGGTCTGGATCGCCGAGGTATTCCCGCGCAAGAAGGTGAAATTTATACATGGGCGGCGCTTATCGGCGGTTTGGTTGGCGGGCATGTCTACTATCTCATCGAGCACTGGGATGAGGTCCTTCAAGACCCGTTCAGGACCATTGTATCGGGTGCGGGCCTGGTCTGGTATGGGGGCCTGGCCGGGGGTGTTTTGGCGGGCCTGCTTGTACTTAAAATAAAAAAGCATCCCCTTGGTCCCGTCGCCGACGCTTTCGGTCCGGCTTTGATTCTTGCCTACGCTTTTGGCAGGATCGGGTGTTTCCTCGCGGGGGATGGCTGCTATGGGCGACCAAGCAACGTTCCCTGGGCGATGGCCTTTCCCAAGGGGGTTGTACCGACAACGGAATTGGTGCACCCCACGCCGATCTATGAATCCCTCATGGCTATCTGGATCTTCATCATTTTAAAACGGATGGAGAAACGGGAGCTGCCGTCCGGTCTTGTCTTTTGCGCCTATTTGGGATTGGCCTCCTTAGAGAGACTGATCGCCGGATTTACCCGGCAGAATCCGCACGTGGCGTTCGGGTTGTCCACCGTTCAATTGATTTCCATTGCCGGAATGATTCTTTCGCTGGTGCTGGCATATCTCGTTCGCCGGCGCGCCGAAATCCGCTGA